The Corallococcus soli sequence CCGCGGCCTGCGGTGACACGACGAGCCTGGATCGCGACACGGGCTCGGCCAGCGCGGAGGCCGTAGCGGAGTCGGAGTCGTCGCTGACGACGTATCGCTACTGTGCCAGCGGCCTCGACTGCGCCGGCGCGTGTATGTGCTCCGCGAACCAGTTGACAGGTTCCGCAGGCCGAACTGCTTGCGAGGCAGCATCTCCCACGGGATGCCGCTTCGGAGCACGAAGACGATGGCCTCCAGCGCCGCCCGGTTATCCGCCCAAGGACGGCCCAACTTCTTCTTGGGCCGGGGAGGAGGCCGCAGCGGCGCCACGCGCTGCCAGAATGCATCGGGAACGAGTTCGCGAACTATGCCCCACAAGCTGAGGATGCCCCTTGCCGCTGGCCCGCCCAGGCCTGACTTTCGCTAGGTGCTGTTAGTTTCGTTGGGCGTCGCGGCGGAGTCTCAGGCCGTAAATGAGGAATGAGAGAAGCTCTGGCGGTGACAGCAGAGGGCTGGGGACGAGGAGATTTTCATGGGATGGATGGCAATGGCTCCGAAGTCCCAGGTCGTCGTTCATGTGACCCGGCTTATTCAGGTCAAAGCGGACGAAGCCCATCGGCTCGCTCAGCGGGAAATACAGTTCGAAGTCGTAGGCGTGGAGGAGTAATGTACTTTCGCCGGGGACCTCTTCGACGGTGATGGTGAAGTGGATGACGGCATCATCGTCGCGGACGATTCGCTCCTTGGGGTCGATGTCCGCAATGAGCCGCTCGAAGTCCTTGGGGCCTCCGGCAATTGCGTAGACGAGCCCGCCCCGCATGCTCTTTTCAGAGGACTCCGAACAGGTTAGTAAATCGCTGGCGCTGTACGGTGGGGTCTTGAGTGCTTCGGTTCGAACTGCTTTCTGGAGGATCTGCCGGAGCGCGTCATGGAGTTCGTTGGCCGTCGCGGGTAACTTTCCCAGAGAGCCATCAAGGCGCTCCTGGAGTTGGCGCATCTTATTCAGGAGCGCGTTTTCTGCACCACGTCGCAGTTCACTTGCCAAGGAGGTCTCCTCGTCCCAGGAGCACGAGCCACTCCGAGAAGGGAGGGTCTGGCGGGAGCTGACCCTGCTCAGCCTGTGTGATGACCTCCGTGTCCGTCCATCTGGCCCAGCGCCGGAGCGCGTCAAGCCGCCTTTCACGGTCTTCCGCTGAGAGCGTAGGAGCCTTCTGCTCCAGGCGCCAAGCGGCTCCTCCTAACCAGCTCGCGAAGTTGGGAGTATGGTCGAAAAGCTGGCCAATCGCCTCGTCTCCTAGGACGAGGATGGTGACTCCCTGTCGCTGGAGCAAGGATCGCTCCCTATCGATGAACTGCCAGTCCTCGGCTGTGAACGCATCGAATCCGGAGAGGACGAGGGTACCTTCGGGATGTTTGCGTACAATCCCAACGAAAGATGCAACCGAGGAGAGCGTCCGATTCAGCTGAGAATTGTCCTCAAGGGCTGCCAGTTCCTTGGTGAGTTTCTCTGCGGTGACATTCGTCTCGGTTAACGGCACGACGAGGGCGAGCCAGTCGTTGGGCCCCGGCCTTTCTAAAGCCTGGACGGCGAAGTCACCTAATCGTGTTGTCGGGAGCAATACAGTCATTTTCGCCCCGCGATCTGGTCAAGCAGTGGAGCGATTGTTGGATGCACTGCATAGCGGGCCTGGGGCGAGCGGTACTCCAGAATTCGGCGTGTCAGGATGAGCGCCAAGTCGTC is a genomic window containing:
- a CDS encoding transposase codes for the protein MVRELVPDAFWQRVAPLRPPPRPKKKLGRPWADNRAALEAIVFVLRSGIPWEMLPRKQFGLRNLSTGSRSTYTRRRSRGRWHSSDTSSATTPTPLRPPRWPSPCRDPGSSCHRRPRTAGPVQTRGESIGSAFARFLCWRGFALGGASRLDLSFHITSPQREVNSDLIQISLDFKLNRHRVRYLLQPRSHATRLRPGSTRRRIRGSGGSVARCWPRPHS